In Maniola jurtina chromosome 2, ilManJurt1.1, whole genome shotgun sequence, the following proteins share a genomic window:
- the LOC123870223 gene encoding ornithine aminotransferase, mitochondrial isoform X4 — protein sequence MAEQKQLSSKEIFALEDQHGCRNYAPLPVALCRGEGIFVWDVEGKKYFDFLSAYSAVNQGHCHPRIVKVLKEQADKLTLVSRAFYSDQLGRYEKFMTELFGYDRLLPMNTGVEGGESACKIARKWGYDVKKIPKDQAKIIFAEGNFWGRTLSAVSSSSDPTCYKGFGPYMPCFELIPYNDIPALEKALQDPNVAAFMVEPIQGEAGVIIPDDGYLTKVRELCTKYNVLWIADEVQTGLGRTGKLLAVQHSGVKPDLVILGKALSGGVLPVSAVLANNDVMGVITPGTHGSTYGGNPLACAVATEAIKVLLEEKLAENADRLCSVFRQELEKIPKSKIVTIRGRGLMFAIDVHDSINAYDVCHRLKAAGLLAKTTHGQTIRLAPPLVITEAQLREGARIIQNVFKSYDDINN from the exons ATGGCCGAGCAAAAGCAGCTTTCATCGAAAGAGATCTTTGCTCTAGAAGACCAGCATGGGTGCCGCAACTATGCACCACTTCCTGTCGCCTTATGCCGTGGTGAAG GAATATTCGTTTGGGATGTAGAAGGCAAGAAGTATTTCGATTTCTTGAGTGCTTACTCAGCGGTGAACCAGGGTCACTGCCATCCAAGGATTGTGAAGGTTCTCAAGGAACAAGCTGACAAATTAACCCTGGTCTCAAG aGCATTTTACTCGGATCAGCTTGGTAGATACGAAAAATTTATGACAGAACTGTTTGGCTACGATCGTCTGTTGCCCATGAACACGGGAGTCGAGGGCGGCGAGAGCGCTTGCAAGATAGCGCGGAAGTGGGGCTATGACGTCAAGAAGATACCGAAGGACCAGGCTAAG ATAATCTTCGCAGAAGGCAACTTTTGGGGTCGAACGCTATCCGCGGTGTCGTCGTCATCAGACCCTACGTGCTACAAAGGCTTCGGACCCTATATGCCTTGTTTTGAACTCATTCCATATAATGACATTCCTGCTTTGGAG AAAGCCCTCCAAGACCCCAACGTAGCGGCTTTCATGGTGGAGCCTATCCAAGGAGAGGCTGGAGTGATCATCCCCGACGACGGCTACTTGACGAAAGTGCGGGAGCTGTGCACTAAGTACAACGTTCTATGGATAGCGGATGAAGTGCAAACAGGATTAG GTCGCACGGGCAAGCTCCTGGCGGTTCAACACTCGGGCGTGAAGCCGGACCTGGTCATACTGGGCAAGGCGCTCAGCGGCGGCGTCCTGCCCGTCTCCGCTGTCTTAGCCAATAACGACGTCATGGGC GTCATAACGCCGGGCACTCACGGTTCGACGTACGGCGGCAACCCGCTCGCGTGTGCGGTTGCTACCGAGGCCATAAAG GTATTATTGGAGGAGAAATTGGCCGAGAATGCGGATAGACTATGCTCGGTGTTCCGCCAGGAGTTAGAAAAGATTCCCAAGTCTAAGATAGTGACAATTCGCGGCCGAGGACTTATGTTTGCCATTGATGTTCACGAca gTATTAATGCATACGATGTATGCCATCGCTTGAAGGCAGCCGGCCTCCTCGCCAAGACGACACACGGTCAAACCATCCGCCTGGCTCCACCGCTGGTTATTACCGAAGCGCAGCTAAGGGAGGGCGCGCGTATTATACAGAACGTATTCAAGAGTTACGATGATATCAATAACTAA
- the LOC123870223 gene encoding ornithine aminotransferase, mitochondrial isoform X1, whose protein sequence is MNVFKQSLYKSLCKVLPHIDKRNFCDLGRYASEYFPNMAEQKQLSSKEIFALEDQHGCRNYAPLPVALCRGEGIFVWDVEGKKYFDFLSAYSAVNQGHCHPRIVKVLKEQADKLTLVSRAFYSDQLGRYEKFMTELFGYDRLLPMNTGVEGGESACKIARKWGYDVKKIPKDQAKIIFAEGNFWGRTLSAVSSSSDPTCYKGFGPYMPCFELIPYNDIPALEKALQDPNVAAFMVEPIQGEAGVIIPDDGYLTKVRELCTKYNVLWIADEVQTGLGRTGKLLAVQHSGVKPDLVILGKALSGGVLPVSAVLANNDVMGVITPGTHGSTYGGNPLACAVATEAIKVLLEEKLAENADRLCSVFRQELEKIPKSKIVTIRGRGLMFAIDVHDSINAYDVCHRLKAAGLLAKTTHGQTIRLAPPLVITEAQLREGARIIQNVFKSYDDINN, encoded by the exons ATGAATGTATTCAAGCAGTCACTATATAAGAGCCTTTGCAAGGTTCTACCACACATTGATAAGCGTAATTTTTGTGACTTAGGCAGGTACGCAAGTGAATACTTtcctaa CATGGCCGAGCAAAAGCAGCTTTCATCGAAAGAGATCTTTGCTCTAGAAGACCAGCATGGGTGCCGCAACTATGCACCACTTCCTGTCGCCTTATGCCGTGGTGAAG GAATATTCGTTTGGGATGTAGAAGGCAAGAAGTATTTCGATTTCTTGAGTGCTTACTCAGCGGTGAACCAGGGTCACTGCCATCCAAGGATTGTGAAGGTTCTCAAGGAACAAGCTGACAAATTAACCCTGGTCTCAAG aGCATTTTACTCGGATCAGCTTGGTAGATACGAAAAATTTATGACAGAACTGTTTGGCTACGATCGTCTGTTGCCCATGAACACGGGAGTCGAGGGCGGCGAGAGCGCTTGCAAGATAGCGCGGAAGTGGGGCTATGACGTCAAGAAGATACCGAAGGACCAGGCTAAG ATAATCTTCGCAGAAGGCAACTTTTGGGGTCGAACGCTATCCGCGGTGTCGTCGTCATCAGACCCTACGTGCTACAAAGGCTTCGGACCCTATATGCCTTGTTTTGAACTCATTCCATATAATGACATTCCTGCTTTGGAG AAAGCCCTCCAAGACCCCAACGTAGCGGCTTTCATGGTGGAGCCTATCCAAGGAGAGGCTGGAGTGATCATCCCCGACGACGGCTACTTGACGAAAGTGCGGGAGCTGTGCACTAAGTACAACGTTCTATGGATAGCGGATGAAGTGCAAACAGGATTAG GTCGCACGGGCAAGCTCCTGGCGGTTCAACACTCGGGCGTGAAGCCGGACCTGGTCATACTGGGCAAGGCGCTCAGCGGCGGCGTCCTGCCCGTCTCCGCTGTCTTAGCCAATAACGACGTCATGGGC GTCATAACGCCGGGCACTCACGGTTCGACGTACGGCGGCAACCCGCTCGCGTGTGCGGTTGCTACCGAGGCCATAAAG GTATTATTGGAGGAGAAATTGGCCGAGAATGCGGATAGACTATGCTCGGTGTTCCGCCAGGAGTTAGAAAAGATTCCCAAGTCTAAGATAGTGACAATTCGCGGCCGAGGACTTATGTTTGCCATTGATGTTCACGAca gTATTAATGCATACGATGTATGCCATCGCTTGAAGGCAGCCGGCCTCCTCGCCAAGACGACACACGGTCAAACCATCCGCCTGGCTCCACCGCTGGTTATTACCGAAGCGCAGCTAAGGGAGGGCGCGCGTATTATACAGAACGTATTCAAGAGTTACGATGATATCAATAACTAA
- the LOC123870223 gene encoding ornithine aminotransferase, mitochondrial isoform X3: MRMAEQKQLSSKEIFALEDQHGCRNYAPLPVALCRGEGIFVWDVEGKKYFDFLSAYSAVNQGHCHPRIVKVLKEQADKLTLVSRAFYSDQLGRYEKFMTELFGYDRLLPMNTGVEGGESACKIARKWGYDVKKIPKDQAKIIFAEGNFWGRTLSAVSSSSDPTCYKGFGPYMPCFELIPYNDIPALEKALQDPNVAAFMVEPIQGEAGVIIPDDGYLTKVRELCTKYNVLWIADEVQTGLGRTGKLLAVQHSGVKPDLVILGKALSGGVLPVSAVLANNDVMGVITPGTHGSTYGGNPLACAVATEAIKVLLEEKLAENADRLCSVFRQELEKIPKSKIVTIRGRGLMFAIDVHDSINAYDVCHRLKAAGLLAKTTHGQTIRLAPPLVITEAQLREGARIIQNVFKSYDDINN; this comes from the exons ATGCG CATGGCCGAGCAAAAGCAGCTTTCATCGAAAGAGATCTTTGCTCTAGAAGACCAGCATGGGTGCCGCAACTATGCACCACTTCCTGTCGCCTTATGCCGTGGTGAAG GAATATTCGTTTGGGATGTAGAAGGCAAGAAGTATTTCGATTTCTTGAGTGCTTACTCAGCGGTGAACCAGGGTCACTGCCATCCAAGGATTGTGAAGGTTCTCAAGGAACAAGCTGACAAATTAACCCTGGTCTCAAG aGCATTTTACTCGGATCAGCTTGGTAGATACGAAAAATTTATGACAGAACTGTTTGGCTACGATCGTCTGTTGCCCATGAACACGGGAGTCGAGGGCGGCGAGAGCGCTTGCAAGATAGCGCGGAAGTGGGGCTATGACGTCAAGAAGATACCGAAGGACCAGGCTAAG ATAATCTTCGCAGAAGGCAACTTTTGGGGTCGAACGCTATCCGCGGTGTCGTCGTCATCAGACCCTACGTGCTACAAAGGCTTCGGACCCTATATGCCTTGTTTTGAACTCATTCCATATAATGACATTCCTGCTTTGGAG AAAGCCCTCCAAGACCCCAACGTAGCGGCTTTCATGGTGGAGCCTATCCAAGGAGAGGCTGGAGTGATCATCCCCGACGACGGCTACTTGACGAAAGTGCGGGAGCTGTGCACTAAGTACAACGTTCTATGGATAGCGGATGAAGTGCAAACAGGATTAG GTCGCACGGGCAAGCTCCTGGCGGTTCAACACTCGGGCGTGAAGCCGGACCTGGTCATACTGGGCAAGGCGCTCAGCGGCGGCGTCCTGCCCGTCTCCGCTGTCTTAGCCAATAACGACGTCATGGGC GTCATAACGCCGGGCACTCACGGTTCGACGTACGGCGGCAACCCGCTCGCGTGTGCGGTTGCTACCGAGGCCATAAAG GTATTATTGGAGGAGAAATTGGCCGAGAATGCGGATAGACTATGCTCGGTGTTCCGCCAGGAGTTAGAAAAGATTCCCAAGTCTAAGATAGTGACAATTCGCGGCCGAGGACTTATGTTTGCCATTGATGTTCACGAca gTATTAATGCATACGATGTATGCCATCGCTTGAAGGCAGCCGGCCTCCTCGCCAAGACGACACACGGTCAAACCATCCGCCTGGCTCCACCGCTGGTTATTACCGAAGCGCAGCTAAGGGAGGGCGCGCGTATTATACAGAACGTATTCAAGAGTTACGATGATATCAATAACTAA
- the LOC123870223 gene encoding ornithine aminotransferase, mitochondrial isoform X2, producing MNVFKQSLYKSLCKVLPHIDKRNFCDLGSMAEQKQLSSKEIFALEDQHGCRNYAPLPVALCRGEGIFVWDVEGKKYFDFLSAYSAVNQGHCHPRIVKVLKEQADKLTLVSRAFYSDQLGRYEKFMTELFGYDRLLPMNTGVEGGESACKIARKWGYDVKKIPKDQAKIIFAEGNFWGRTLSAVSSSSDPTCYKGFGPYMPCFELIPYNDIPALEKALQDPNVAAFMVEPIQGEAGVIIPDDGYLTKVRELCTKYNVLWIADEVQTGLGRTGKLLAVQHSGVKPDLVILGKALSGGVLPVSAVLANNDVMGVITPGTHGSTYGGNPLACAVATEAIKVLLEEKLAENADRLCSVFRQELEKIPKSKIVTIRGRGLMFAIDVHDSINAYDVCHRLKAAGLLAKTTHGQTIRLAPPLVITEAQLREGARIIQNVFKSYDDINN from the exons ATGAATGTATTCAAGCAGTCACTATATAAGAGCCTTTGCAAGGTTCTACCACACATTGATAAGCGTAATTTTTGTGACTTAGGCAG CATGGCCGAGCAAAAGCAGCTTTCATCGAAAGAGATCTTTGCTCTAGAAGACCAGCATGGGTGCCGCAACTATGCACCACTTCCTGTCGCCTTATGCCGTGGTGAAG GAATATTCGTTTGGGATGTAGAAGGCAAGAAGTATTTCGATTTCTTGAGTGCTTACTCAGCGGTGAACCAGGGTCACTGCCATCCAAGGATTGTGAAGGTTCTCAAGGAACAAGCTGACAAATTAACCCTGGTCTCAAG aGCATTTTACTCGGATCAGCTTGGTAGATACGAAAAATTTATGACAGAACTGTTTGGCTACGATCGTCTGTTGCCCATGAACACGGGAGTCGAGGGCGGCGAGAGCGCTTGCAAGATAGCGCGGAAGTGGGGCTATGACGTCAAGAAGATACCGAAGGACCAGGCTAAG ATAATCTTCGCAGAAGGCAACTTTTGGGGTCGAACGCTATCCGCGGTGTCGTCGTCATCAGACCCTACGTGCTACAAAGGCTTCGGACCCTATATGCCTTGTTTTGAACTCATTCCATATAATGACATTCCTGCTTTGGAG AAAGCCCTCCAAGACCCCAACGTAGCGGCTTTCATGGTGGAGCCTATCCAAGGAGAGGCTGGAGTGATCATCCCCGACGACGGCTACTTGACGAAAGTGCGGGAGCTGTGCACTAAGTACAACGTTCTATGGATAGCGGATGAAGTGCAAACAGGATTAG GTCGCACGGGCAAGCTCCTGGCGGTTCAACACTCGGGCGTGAAGCCGGACCTGGTCATACTGGGCAAGGCGCTCAGCGGCGGCGTCCTGCCCGTCTCCGCTGTCTTAGCCAATAACGACGTCATGGGC GTCATAACGCCGGGCACTCACGGTTCGACGTACGGCGGCAACCCGCTCGCGTGTGCGGTTGCTACCGAGGCCATAAAG GTATTATTGGAGGAGAAATTGGCCGAGAATGCGGATAGACTATGCTCGGTGTTCCGCCAGGAGTTAGAAAAGATTCCCAAGTCTAAGATAGTGACAATTCGCGGCCGAGGACTTATGTTTGCCATTGATGTTCACGAca gTATTAATGCATACGATGTATGCCATCGCTTGAAGGCAGCCGGCCTCCTCGCCAAGACGACACACGGTCAAACCATCCGCCTGGCTCCACCGCTGGTTATTACCGAAGCGCAGCTAAGGGAGGGCGCGCGTATTATACAGAACGTATTCAAGAGTTACGATGATATCAATAACTAA
- the LOC123870474 gene encoding NADH dehydrogenase [ubiquinone] 1 alpha subcomplex assembly factor 2 isoform X1: MSNGEYRHVWRIVFRNFINSFRPRQIRGNHIGKDYIGNMYYEIPANPSMGKRKASRWYDPPKGLDFQDPIPAEWESWLRMRRVEPPTQEEIEKNLAIAELKKINAAKLEQQRLAEGGSLPAAVERGPQSFPKYPDYHGGDPENKYKNT; this comes from the exons atgTCCAATGGTGAATATAGACATGTTTGGCGGATAGTATTCAGGAATTTTATTAATTCCTTTAGGCCGAGGCAAATTCGAGGAAATCACATAG ggAAAGATTACATAGGAAATATGTATTATGAAATCCCGGCAAATCCTAGTATGGGTAAGAGAAAGGCATCTCGATGGTATGATCCACCAAAGGGTCTTGATTTTCAAGATCCCATACCAGCTGAGTGGGAATCTTGGCTACGAATGAGAAG AGTGGAGCCTCCAACACAGGAAGAAATTGAGAAAAACCTGGCTATAGCAGAGTTAAAGAAGATAAATGCAGCTAAACTTGAACAGCAGAGACTGGCCGAGGGCGGCTCCCTTCCTGCAGCAGTGGAAAGAGGTCCTCAATCGTTTCCCAAATACCCAGACTATCATGGAGGCGATCccgaaaataaatataaaaatacataa
- the LOC123870474 gene encoding NADH dehydrogenase [ubiquinone] 1 alpha subcomplex assembly factor 2 isoform X2 encodes MDNFNGKDYIGNMYYEIPANPSMGKRKASRWYDPPKGLDFQDPIPAEWESWLRMRRVEPPTQEEIEKNLAIAELKKINAAKLEQQRLAEGGSLPAAVERGPQSFPKYPDYHGGDPENKYKNT; translated from the exons ATGGATAATTTTAATG ggAAAGATTACATAGGAAATATGTATTATGAAATCCCGGCAAATCCTAGTATGGGTAAGAGAAAGGCATCTCGATGGTATGATCCACCAAAGGGTCTTGATTTTCAAGATCCCATACCAGCTGAGTGGGAATCTTGGCTACGAATGAGAAG AGTGGAGCCTCCAACACAGGAAGAAATTGAGAAAAACCTGGCTATAGCAGAGTTAAAGAAGATAAATGCAGCTAAACTTGAACAGCAGAGACTGGCCGAGGGCGGCTCCCTTCCTGCAGCAGTGGAAAGAGGTCCTCAATCGTTTCCCAAATACCCAGACTATCATGGAGGCGATCccgaaaataaatataaaaatacataa
- the LOC123870491 gene encoding tax1-binding protein 3 homolog — protein MAKMAFQHQAGTAMECLSIPITLQKEAGVDSEGREVMKCGFKIGGGIDQDFRKSPQGYTDNGIYVTEVHEGSPAAKSGLRMHDKILQCNGYDFTMVTHKKAVSYIKKHPVLNLLVARKGVTST, from the exons ATGGCGAAGATGGCATTTCAGCATCAAGCCGGCACGGCTATGGAATGTCTAAGC ATTCCAATAACGCTTCAAAAAGAAGCAGGTGTAGATTCAGAGGGCAGAGAAGTTATGAAATGTGGGTTCAAAATAGGTGGTGGAATTGACCAAGACTTCCGTAAAAGCCCTCAGGGCTATACAGACAAT ggGATTTATGTAACAGAAGTTCACGAAGGCAGTCCTGCTGCAAAATCAGGTTTGAGAATGCATGACAAAATCCTGCAATGCAACGGCTATGACTTCACCATGGTCACACATAAAAAGGCAGTAAGCTATATCAAGAAACATCCTGTGCTAAATCTTCTGGTAGCTAGAAAAGGTGTGACATCCACATAA
- the LOC123870502 gene encoding NADH dehydrogenase [ubiquinone] 1 alpha subcomplex subunit 5 translates to MGLVKKTTGLVGVAVAANPHYTLGTLYGKILRTLQKMPEASVYRRYTEQIVKERAAVLKQTKDTYEIESTINCGQAEELIIQAENELNLARKMLNWKPWEPLACKPPKGQWDWPPTKA, encoded by the exons ATGGGATTAGTCAAAAAG actaCGGGCCTTGTGGGTGTAGCAGTGGCCGCTAACCCGCACTATACCTTAGGAACTCTTTATGGAAAAATTCTGAGAACTCTTCAAAAGATGCCTGAAGCTTCTGTGTACAGGCGTTACACGGAACAAATTGTGAAAGAAAGGGCTGCTGTGCTGAAACAG ACAAAAGATACATATGAAATAGAATCTACTATCAACTGTGGTCAAGCAGAAGAGCTTATAATTCAAGCTGAAAATGAACTGAACCTAGCACGTAAAATGCTTAATTGGAAACCATGGGAGCCTCTTGCTTGTAAGCCACCAAAGGGCCAATGGGACTGGCCCCCAACTAAAGCTTGA